Proteins found in one Quercus robur chromosome 2, dhQueRobu3.1, whole genome shotgun sequence genomic segment:
- the LOC126715251 gene encoding FRIGIDA-like protein 4a → MATELVINSDRVQKLFDDLEAQKTILSSCTQLFSTLSNRFISLQDSLSQKSQSLESKIQALESNSRETLESLSQREDSIPERESAAAARIEEQREAALADFGKPASASAELSETLKSLSRRMDSSGLVRYIVSKRKESVSLRAEISKAIAEAVDPPRLVLDAMEEFLKRKSADKRWACGMLIQALFPEMNSKKNKGPEFARSVVERAAEMVLLWKGQMDEEGSAVYGPAEAVMLLQMVLGFGLRSRFDEEYLRKLVVEFAARRDMAKLAAALGFGEKIGDIIDELVKSGKELEAVYFASEAGLTERFPAVSLIKSYLKNSKKNASTILKNGNNSMAATEESSTLELNSIRAIIKCVEDHKLESEFSLDSLRKRATHLEKAKAERKKSSAGASKPQNKRAYGSGGGRSSGPPSFRPSKAAKFSNAFPPFSRRNPAPPAQHSPAARYSGPYNYPSQSMYDGPNTTPYASSYGVPHSQSPAALPQQHYSLPVDNMGAAGYRATVSYGGQTSYGAYDYGNAAPPTYQPSSYTQ, encoded by the exons ATGGCGACCGAGTTGGTAATCAACTCAGACAGAGTTCAGAAATTGTTCGACGACCTGGAAGCCCAAAAGACCATTCTATCCTCATGTACCCAGCTATTCTCAACCCTATCCAACCGCTTCATTTCCCTCCAAGATTCTCTCTCCCAGAAATCCCAGTCCCTTGAATCCAAAATCCAAGCCCTGGAATCCAATTCCCGTGAAACCCTAGAGTCTCTCTCCCAGCGCGAGGACTCGATTCCCGAGCGCGAGTCCGCCGCAGCAGCACGCATCGAGGAGCAGAGAGAAGCCGCCTTGGCCGATTTTGGGAAACCCGCTTCCGCGTCTGCCGAATTGTCGGAAACCCTAAAATCGCTTTCCCGGAGAATGGATTCCTCGGGGCTGGTGAGGTACATTGTTTCGAAGCGGAAAGAGTCGGTTTCGTTGCGTGCAGAGATCTCGAAGGCGATAGCGGAGGCGGTGGACCCGCCGAGGCTGGTGTTGGATGCAATGGAGGAGTTCTTGAAGCGCAAATCGGCTGATAAGCGGTGGGCGTGTGGAATGCTGATCCAGGCGCTGTTTCCAGAGATGAATTCGAAGAAGAATAAGGGACCGGAGTTCGCGAGGAGTGTGGTGGAGAGGGCGGCGGAGATGGTGTTGCTCTGGAAAGGGCAGATGGACGAGGAAGGCAGTGCGGTATATGGGCCGGCTGAGGCCGTGATGCTCTTGCAAATGGTGCTTGGGTTCGGGTTGCGATCGAGGTTTGATGAGGAGTACTTGAGGAAGTTGGTGGTGGAGTTTGCGGCCAGGAGGGATATGGCGAAGCTTGCGGCTGCCTTGggatttggagagaaaattggag ATATTATTGATGAACTGGTGAAGAGTGGTAAAGAGTTGGAGGCGGTGTATTTTGCTTCTGAGGCTGGTTTGACTGAAAGATTTCCTGCTGTCTCTCTGATTAAGTCGTATCTCAAGAACTCCAAAAAGAATGCTAGCACCATACTGAAGAATGGAAATAATAGCATGGCTGCAACA GAGGAGTCAAGCACTCTGGAGTTGAATTCCATTAGAGCCATCATCAAATGTGTAGAAGACCACAAGCTCGAATCAGAGTTCTCCCTTGATAGTTTGAGGAAGAGGGCTACTCATCTGGAGAAAGCCAAGGCAGAAAGGAAAAAGAGTTCAGCAGGTGCCAGCAAGCCTCAAAACAAGCGAGCTTATGGTTCTGGTGGTGGCCGGAGCAGTGGACCACCTTCTTTCCGTCCATCCAAAGCGGCCAAATTTAGTAATGCCTTCCCTCCTTTCAGCCGGAGGAACCCAGCTCCTCCTGCACAGCATAGCCCTGCTGCAAGATATTCTGGGCCATACAACTATCCTAGCCAAAGTATGTACGATGGTCCCAATACAACTCCTTATGCTTCGAGCTATGGTGTTCCCCACAGTCAAAGTCCTGCTGCACTTCCTCAACAGCATTACTCACTCCCTGTGGACAACATGGGTGCCGCTGGTTATCGGGCCACTGTTTCTTATGGAGGCCAGACTAGTTATGGTGCTTATGATTATGGCAATGCTGCTCCACCCACATACCAACCTTCATCATATACACAGTAA